One part of the Gadus macrocephalus chromosome 8, ASM3116895v1 genome encodes these proteins:
- the LOC132462983 gene encoding putative ferric-chelate reductase 1 isoform X2 gives MTSRPPAVWLLLLAAVLGRVREGRGFSNGSVASSCETLLPGHHPYNASTLASPYTVSASASTYRPGDSITVTMEMASNGSIPFQGFILQAMSRAGQEGWPVGCFTNINTSLTNTLRCRGMQNSSISHSSPTKKQRLQVTWEAPSNSSSGDIYFCASFVQTYSTFWVKVTSGDVRLDSSVNRIPAGSMTALLLTALSLGWGGLSP, from the exons ATGACCTCCAGACCCCCTGCcgtgtggctgctgctgctggctgctgtgCTGGGCCGCgtcagggaggggcggggcttctcCAACGGCTCGGTGGCCTCCTCCTGTGAGACGCTGCTCCCGGGCCACCACCCCTACAACGCCTCCACCCTGGCCTCGCCCTACACCGTGTcggcctccgcctccacctaCCGCCCTGGCGACAGCATCACTG TAACCATGGAGATGGCGTCCAACGGCTCCATACCTTTCCAGGGGTTCATCCTACAGGCTATGAGCCGCGCGGGACAAG AGGGTTGGCCGGTGGGCTGCTTCACCAACATCAACACCAGCCTCACCAACACCCTCCGCTGCAGAGGCATGCAG aaCTCGTCGATCAGTCATTCTTCaccaacaaagaaacaaagGCTCCAGGTGACCTGGGAGGCCCCTAGTAACAGTAGCTCTGGAGACATTTACttctg CGCCTCCTTCGTCCAGACCTACTCCACCTTCTGGGTGAAGGTGACCAGCGGAGATGTGAGACTGGACAGCTCGGTGAACAGGATCCCTGCTGGGAGCATG acCGCACTCCTCCTGACCGCACTCTCCCTGGGGTGGGGCGGCCTGTCGCCCTGA
- the LOC132462983 gene encoding putative ferric-chelate reductase 1 isoform X1 has protein sequence MTSRPPAVWLLLLAAVLGRVREGRGFSNGSVASSCETLLPGHHPYNASTLASPYTVSASASTYRPGDSITVTMEMASNGSIPFQGFILQAMSRAGQEGWPVGCFTNINTSLTNTLRCRGMQNSSISHSSPTKKQRLQVTWEAPSNSSSGDIYFCASFVQTYSTFWVKVTSGDVRLDSSVNRIPAGSMVRRRHDIMMTSLHTAKSIITRTKG, from the exons ATGACCTCCAGACCCCCTGCcgtgtggctgctgctgctggctgctgtgCTGGGCCGCgtcagggaggggcggggcttctcCAACGGCTCGGTGGCCTCCTCCTGTGAGACGCTGCTCCCGGGCCACCACCCCTACAACGCCTCCACCCTGGCCTCGCCCTACACCGTGTcggcctccgcctccacctaCCGCCCTGGCGACAGCATCACTG TAACCATGGAGATGGCGTCCAACGGCTCCATACCTTTCCAGGGGTTCATCCTACAGGCTATGAGCCGCGCGGGACAAG AGGGTTGGCCGGTGGGCTGCTTCACCAACATCAACACCAGCCTCACCAACACCCTCCGCTGCAGAGGCATGCAG aaCTCGTCGATCAGTCATTCTTCaccaacaaagaaacaaagGCTCCAGGTGACCTGGGAGGCCCCTAGTAACAGTAGCTCTGGAGACATTTACttctg CGCCTCCTTCGTCCAGACCTACTCCACCTTCTGGGTGAAGGTGACCAGCGGAGATGTGAGACTGGACAGCTCGGTGAACAGGATCCCTGCTGGGAGCATGGTCAGGAGACGTCATGACATCATGATGACATCATTACACACAGCCAAAAGCATAATTACCCGCACCAAAGGATGA